A stretch of Lactuca sativa cultivar Salinas chromosome 6, Lsat_Salinas_v11, whole genome shotgun sequence DNA encodes these proteins:
- the LOC111914124 gene encoding aberrant root formation protein 4 isoform X1 gives MSAPENIDSLRLQQALASCSQSIANGDFKQSQESISELVHFLDSVSDFISSGTNDEEGAENSAFEVLSEIYHYLISPSLDQAITDALAFELPKAVAKFACVSTRCFENAERIINHFVEVCSPRDMVSILCEAMTSPSDGFNNSFYFTPLLGALAKVFESLKRRPFEQVKAALPVVLKVLEAILSDPEEDEDMDLINKAILIAHSLNTICIKLDHKDEKLFALFGLYVLQITALISNSVGSETSRWSPIMSQLSHFLHYCGFTYLGLITGHEVGMAVDLISQGDEDDYMRCFSYVKCGAAITVLWRDLSNEASKEDLDAAVKVKVKVKLCSNRIERWEAVGILKHVYASSNLPLALKRHAIDFLFCIMEAIDSHKDPDEPLDYSVYMPSLYAALQAIQKVIVYASDPLLRKKAFDTFKIVLADIPASLRFDILMALIKNSDLSSMMKFVEQIAILLGCVKEEMYKEYPKKVSGQNRDAKEENKVVQSTLSFWTVSVLDCVEFVLKPPKGGPPSLPEFTDAVLSALNLYRFILITESSGKTNYTEVLLKNKLQKVYRDWLEPLRSLVSGVSAGDNDGQLAIALNPLEFVLYRCIELVEENLKHTT, from the exons ATGTCTGCACCAGAGAACATCGACTCTCTTCGCCTTCAACAAGCCCTAGCTTCATGTTCTCAA TCGATCGCTAATGGGGACTTTAAGCAATCACAAGAATCCATATCGGAGCTTGTTCATTTTCTCGATTCAGTATCGGATTTTATCTCATCGGGGACGAACGATGAAGAAGGAGCAGAGAACTCGGCGTTTGAGGTTCTTTCAGAAATTTATCACTACTTAATTTCACCTTCACTTGACCag GCCATTACAGATGCATTAGCGTTTGAGCTTCCTAAGGCTGTAGCCAAGTTTGCTTGTGTGTCTACGAGGTGTTTTGAGAATGCTGAAAGGATCATTAATCATTTCGTGGAGGTTTGTAGCCCACGAGATATGGTTTCTATTCTTTGTGAG GCTATGACTTCTCCAAGCGATGGCTTTAACAATTCCTTCTATTTTACACCACTATTAGGAGCTCTTGCGAAAG TTTTTGAGTCCCTCAAGAGAAGACCATTTGAGCAAGTAAAAGCAGCCCTTCCTGTTGTCCTGAAGGTTCTAGAAGCCATCTTAtcagatccagaagaggatgaaGATATGGATTTAATCAATAAAGCAATATTAATCGCCCATTCTCTTAACACAATCTGCATAAAACTA GATCACAAAGATGAGAAGCTTTTTGCTTTATTTGGCTTGTATGTCTTGCAAATTACG GCTCTTATTTCAAATAGTGTAGGATCAGAAACTTCTAGATGGTCTCCCATTATGTCACAGTTATCACACTTCCTTCACTACTGTGGTTTCACATATCTTGGTCTAATAACTGGACATGAAGTGGGCATGGCTGTTGACCTTATTTCTCAAG GTGATGAAGATGATTATATGAGATGCTTTTCATATGTCAAATGTGGAGCAGCCATTACAG TACTTTGGAGAGACCTTTCTAATGAAGCTTCCAAAGAAGATTTGGATGCagcagtcaaagtcaaagtcaaagtcaaactttgtAGCAATCGAATAGAAAGATGGGAAGCAGTTGGCATATTGAAGCATGTTTATGCTTCTTCTAATCTTCCATTGGCACTGAAGAGACATGCCATTGACTTTCTATTTTGCATTATGGAAGCCATTGACTCTCACAAGGATCCTGATGAACCCTTGGATTATTCGGTCTACATGCCTAGTCTCTATGCTGCATTACAG GCTATTCAAAAGGTGATTGTTTATGCTTCAGATCCACTGCTGAGGAAAAAAGCTTTTGATACTTTCAAAATT GTGCTTGCAGATATTCCAGCTTCTTTAAGATTTGACATCTTGATGGCTTTAATAAAAAACAGCGATTTATCCTCCATG ATGAAATTTGTTGAACAGATTGCAATTCTTCTTGGTTGTGTCAAAGAAGAAATGTACAAGGAGTATCCCAAAAAGGTTTCAGGGCAAAATAGAGAtgcaaaagaagaaaataaagttGTTCAAAGTACATTGTCATTTTGGACAGTTAGTGTTCTTGATTGTGTGGAGTTTGTCTTAAAGCCACCAAAGGGTGGGCCCCCCTCTCTCCCTGAATTCACTGATGCT GTGTTATCAGCACTTAATCTCTACAGATTCATATTGATCACTGAGTCATCAGGGAAAACAAACTACACGGAAGTGTTGTTGAAGAACAAGTTGCAGAAGGTGTACAGAGACTGGCTTGAACCATTAAGAAGTTTGGTCTCTGGTGTTAGTGCTGGGGACAACGATGGTCAACTGGCAATTGCTCTTAATCCTCTAGAGTTTGTTTTATATCGATGTATTGAACTAGTTGAAGAGAATCTCAAGCATACTACTTAG
- the LOC111914125 gene encoding uncharacterized protein LOC111914125: MMKDHWVTAAMTNDAMVAELLIRMRQSSSLDSSAINTPLLHTVRWGHRKSRSKPSAITTAANASGLRKEQLSGSPTTPLYWSSGGGGSGGGASTSDGYDESSRPSDLSSGGRSTKGGLGNEGATTSSYKKSRKRKSFAELKEEEDFLLKEKLHLNRELESMRLTMNKQIATSQKLKKFKINFHQSPKKEDKQEKGFVLPDLNMSPDMEEL, encoded by the exons ATGATGAAAGACCACTGGGTTACGGCGGCGATGACGAACGATGCGATGGTGGCGGAGCTTCTCATACGTATGAGACAATCTTCATCTTTAGATTCATCAGCAATAAACACACCGTTGTTACACACGGTTAGGTGGGGCCACCGTAAGTCACGGTCGAAACCTTCCGCCATCACCACCGCCGCTAACGCCAGTGGTTTAAGGAAAGAACAACTAAGTGGTAGCCCTACAACGCCCTTGTATTGGAGCAGTGGCGGCGGCGGAAGCGGCGGCGGTGCTTCCACCAGCGACGGTTACGATGAATCTAGTCGCCCATCAGATCTCTCATCCGGCGGTAGATCCACCAAG GGTGGTTTGGGAAATGAAGGTGCAACCACATCAAGCTACAAGAAATCTAGAAAAAGAAAG TCATTCGCTGAACTCAAAGAGGAAGAAGATTTTCTCTTGAAGGAAAAGCTACATCTAAATAGG GAGTTGGAGTCGATGCGCCTAACCATGAATAAACAAATTGCCACAAGTCAAAAATTAAAGAAATTCAAG ATTAATTTTCATCAAAGTCCTAAAAAAGAAGATAAACAAGAAAAAGGGTTTGTTTTGCCCGATCTAAACATGTCCCCAGATATGGAAGAACTATGA
- the LOC111914124 gene encoding aberrant root formation protein 4 isoform X2 → MSAPENIDSLRLQQALASCSQSIANGDFKQSQESISELVHFLDSVSDFISSGTNDEEGAENSAFEVLSEIYHYLISPSLDQAITDALAFELPKAVAKFACVSTRCFENAERIINHFVEVCSPRDMVSILCEAMTSPSDGFNNSFYFTPLLGALAKVFESLKRRPFEQVKAALPVVLKVLEAILSDPEEDEDMDLINKAILIAHSLNTICIKLDHKDEKLFALFGLYVLQITALISNSVGSETSRWSPIMSQLSHFLHYCGFTYLGLITGHEVGMAVDLISQGDEDDYMRCFSYVKCGAAITVLWRDLSNEASKEDLDAAVKVKVKVKLCSNRIERWEAVGILKHVYASSNLPLALKRHAIDFLFCIMEAIDSHKDPDEPLDYSVYMPSLYAALQAIQKVIVYASDPLLRKKAFDTFKIVLADIPASLRFDILMALIKNSDLSSMIAILLGCVKEEMYKEYPKKVSGQNRDAKEENKVVQSTLSFWTVSVLDCVEFVLKPPKGGPPSLPEFTDAVLSALNLYRFILITESSGKTNYTEVLLKNKLQKVYRDWLEPLRSLVSGVSAGDNDGQLAIALNPLEFVLYRCIELVEENLKHTT, encoded by the exons ATGTCTGCACCAGAGAACATCGACTCTCTTCGCCTTCAACAAGCCCTAGCTTCATGTTCTCAA TCGATCGCTAATGGGGACTTTAAGCAATCACAAGAATCCATATCGGAGCTTGTTCATTTTCTCGATTCAGTATCGGATTTTATCTCATCGGGGACGAACGATGAAGAAGGAGCAGAGAACTCGGCGTTTGAGGTTCTTTCAGAAATTTATCACTACTTAATTTCACCTTCACTTGACCag GCCATTACAGATGCATTAGCGTTTGAGCTTCCTAAGGCTGTAGCCAAGTTTGCTTGTGTGTCTACGAGGTGTTTTGAGAATGCTGAAAGGATCATTAATCATTTCGTGGAGGTTTGTAGCCCACGAGATATGGTTTCTATTCTTTGTGAG GCTATGACTTCTCCAAGCGATGGCTTTAACAATTCCTTCTATTTTACACCACTATTAGGAGCTCTTGCGAAAG TTTTTGAGTCCCTCAAGAGAAGACCATTTGAGCAAGTAAAAGCAGCCCTTCCTGTTGTCCTGAAGGTTCTAGAAGCCATCTTAtcagatccagaagaggatgaaGATATGGATTTAATCAATAAAGCAATATTAATCGCCCATTCTCTTAACACAATCTGCATAAAACTA GATCACAAAGATGAGAAGCTTTTTGCTTTATTTGGCTTGTATGTCTTGCAAATTACG GCTCTTATTTCAAATAGTGTAGGATCAGAAACTTCTAGATGGTCTCCCATTATGTCACAGTTATCACACTTCCTTCACTACTGTGGTTTCACATATCTTGGTCTAATAACTGGACATGAAGTGGGCATGGCTGTTGACCTTATTTCTCAAG GTGATGAAGATGATTATATGAGATGCTTTTCATATGTCAAATGTGGAGCAGCCATTACAG TACTTTGGAGAGACCTTTCTAATGAAGCTTCCAAAGAAGATTTGGATGCagcagtcaaagtcaaagtcaaagtcaaactttgtAGCAATCGAATAGAAAGATGGGAAGCAGTTGGCATATTGAAGCATGTTTATGCTTCTTCTAATCTTCCATTGGCACTGAAGAGACATGCCATTGACTTTCTATTTTGCATTATGGAAGCCATTGACTCTCACAAGGATCCTGATGAACCCTTGGATTATTCGGTCTACATGCCTAGTCTCTATGCTGCATTACAG GCTATTCAAAAGGTGATTGTTTATGCTTCAGATCCACTGCTGAGGAAAAAAGCTTTTGATACTTTCAAAATT GTGCTTGCAGATATTCCAGCTTCTTTAAGATTTGACATCTTGATGGCTTTAATAAAAAACAGCGATTTATCCTCCATG ATTGCAATTCTTCTTGGTTGTGTCAAAGAAGAAATGTACAAGGAGTATCCCAAAAAGGTTTCAGGGCAAAATAGAGAtgcaaaagaagaaaataaagttGTTCAAAGTACATTGTCATTTTGGACAGTTAGTGTTCTTGATTGTGTGGAGTTTGTCTTAAAGCCACCAAAGGGTGGGCCCCCCTCTCTCCCTGAATTCACTGATGCT GTGTTATCAGCACTTAATCTCTACAGATTCATATTGATCACTGAGTCATCAGGGAAAACAAACTACACGGAAGTGTTGTTGAAGAACAAGTTGCAGAAGGTGTACAGAGACTGGCTTGAACCATTAAGAAGTTTGGTCTCTGGTGTTAGTGCTGGGGACAACGATGGTCAACTGGCAATTGCTCTTAATCCTCTAGAGTTTGTTTTATATCGATGTATTGAACTAGTTGAAGAGAATCTCAAGCATACTACTTAG